One stretch of Caloenas nicobarica isolate bCalNic1 chromosome 2, bCalNic1.hap1, whole genome shotgun sequence DNA includes these proteins:
- the NT5C3A gene encoding cytosolic 5'-nucleotidase 3A isoform X3: MPEFQKKTVHIKDPERVEEIICGLIKGGAAKLQIITDFDMTLSRFSYNGKRCPTCHNIIDNSKLITEECRKKLLQLKETYYAIEIDPALTIEEKYPYMVEWYNKSHALLIEQGLQKNKFAEIVRESDVMLKEGYENFFDKLSEHNIPVFIFSAGIGDILEEVIHQAGVYHSNVKVVSNFMDFDENGILKGFKGELIHVYNKHDGALKNTEYFKQLKDNSNIILLGDSQGDLSMADGVANVEHILKIGYLNDKVDELLEKYMDSYDIVLVKDESLEVANSILQKIL, encoded by the exons ATGCCAGAATTTCAGAAGAAGACTGTCCATATTAAGGACCCAGAGAGAGTAGAGGAAATTATTTGTGGCCTCATCAAAGGTGGAGCTGCAAAGCTTCAG ATTATTACAGATTTTGATATGACATTAAGTAGATTTTCCTACAATGGAAAAAGATGTCCAACTTGTCATA ACATCATTGATAACTCTAAGCTCATCACAGAAGAATGTCGGAAAAAG ttaCTGCAGCTGAAAGAAACCTATTATGCTATTGAAATTGATCCAGCTCTCActattgaagaaaaatatccatATATGGTAGAATG GTACAATAAATCTCATGCACTACTCATTGAACAAGGCTTACAAAAGAATAAGTTTGCAGAAATTGTGAGGGAATCTGACGTTATGCTGAA AGAAGGATATGAGAACTTCTTTGATAAGCTCAGTGAACATAATATTCCTGTGTTCATATTTTCTGCTGGGATTGGGGACATTCTTGAGGAAGTTATCCACCAGGCTGGAGTCTACCATTCCAATGTCAAAGTGGTTTCCAATTTTATGGATTTTGATGAAAAT GGAATATTAAAAGGATTTAAAGGAGAATTGATTCATGTTTACAACAAACATGATGGTGCCTTGAAGAATACAGAGTACTTCAAACAACTAAAAGACAACAGTAACATCATACTGCTGGGTGATTCCCAAGGAGACTTGAGTATGGCAGATGGAGTAGCAAATGTTGAACACATTCTTAAGATCGGCTATCTCAATGATAAA GTAGATGagcttttggaaaaatatatgGACTCTTACGATATTGTCTTGGTGAAAGATGAATCCCTGGAAGTTGCCAACTCCATCCTACAGAAAATCCTGTAA